The Eleftheria terrae genome has a window encoding:
- a CDS encoding IS5 family transposase — MRGPDTFTESLFSVKKLDDFVPATHPLRAIRAMVNDALSELEDMFADMYEDAAKGGRPSIAPQKLLRAMLLQVLYSVRSERLLMEQVQYNLLFRWFIGLSMDDNVWVPTVFSKNRQRLIEHDAVVAFFNEVLAQAERKNWLSKEHFSVDGTLIQAWASHKSFVPKKAGDDDDAGGGSSNDGSDFRGQLRSNDTHESKTDPDSRLYRKGKTASEMRFMGHTLMDNRHGLIVNAVVTQADGYAERATARAMINDARQVSPEAEITLGADKGYDAAQFIAELQQLKVEPHVAQNKSGRRSAVPDEIAQTDGYALSMQCRKRIEQAFGWAKTIGSIRQVMVRGLKKVDQLFVLNMAAYNLVRMRSLGQVRLQGAR, encoded by the coding sequence ATGCGCGGTCCCGACACCTTCACCGAGAGCCTGTTCAGCGTCAAGAAGCTGGACGACTTCGTGCCGGCCACGCATCCGCTGCGGGCGATACGCGCGATGGTCAACGACGCGCTGAGCGAGCTTGAAGACATGTTCGCCGACATGTATGAGGACGCCGCCAAGGGCGGGCGTCCGAGCATCGCCCCGCAGAAGCTGCTACGGGCGATGTTGCTGCAGGTGCTGTACTCGGTGCGCTCGGAGCGACTGCTGATGGAGCAAGTGCAATACAACTTGCTGTTTCGCTGGTTCATCGGCCTATCGATGGACGACAACGTGTGGGTGCCCACGGTATTCAGCAAGAACCGACAGCGCTTGATCGAGCACGATGCGGTGGTCGCGTTCTTCAACGAAGTGCTGGCGCAAGCCGAGCGCAAGAACTGGCTGTCCAAGGAACACTTCAGTGTGGACGGCACGCTGATCCAGGCGTGGGCCAGCCACAAGAGCTTTGTGCCCAAGAAGGCCGGTGACGACGACGACGCGGGCGGTGGCAGCAGCAACGATGGCAGCGACTTCCGGGGCCAGCTGCGTAGCAACGACACGCACGAATCGAAGACCGATCCAGACAGCCGCCTGTATCGCAAGGGCAAGACTGCCAGCGAGATGCGCTTCATGGGCCACACGCTGATGGACAACCGGCACGGCCTGATCGTCAATGCCGTGGTCACTCAGGCAGACGGCTATGCCGAGCGCGCGACGGCCCGGGCCATGATCAACGATGCCCGGCAGGTCAGCCCTGAGGCAGAGATCACGCTGGGTGCAGACAAGGGCTACGACGCGGCGCAGTTCATCGCCGAGTTGCAGCAGCTCAAGGTCGAGCCTCATGTGGCGCAGAACAAGTCGGGGCGTCGCTCGGCGGTGCCCGATGAGATCGCCCAGACCGACGGGTACGCGTTGTCGATGCAATGCCGCAAGCGCATCGAGCAGGCCTTCGGGTGGGCCAAGACCATCGGCTCGATCCGGCAGGTGATGGTGCGCGGACTCAAGAAGGTGGACCAGTTGTTCGTGCTGAACATGGCGGCCTACAACTTGGTGCGCATGCGCTCGCTGGGACAGGTCCGTCTGCAAGGCGCCAGATGA
- a CDS encoding DUF3885 domain-containing protein yields the protein MPHLRQDALPTARYFSSLLGNTGIKAPRERSLWTEPVPLDDRFDEDAEEWYVSLAFEAPTSYLHRFLWCAFSRDFGSVRPRPACDCYLFNLADGVMVWPYDDRGMDVVGPNHALLAKLYARYMAYLLRYDLDAMRATFES from the coding sequence GTGCCGCATCTCCGCCAGGATGCGCTGCCGACGGCGAGGTATTTCAGCAGCCTGCTAGGGAATACAGGTATCAAGGCGCCCAGGGAGCGGTCCTTGTGGACAGAGCCGGTGCCTCTCGACGATCGTTTCGATGAGGATGCGGAGGAGTGGTACGTGAGCCTTGCATTTGAAGCACCCACGTCCTATCTGCACCGCTTTTTGTGGTGCGCCTTCTCTCGCGATTTCGGATCCGTCCGACCCCGCCCCGCGTGCGACTGCTACCTTTTCAACTTGGCCGACGGGGTGATGGTGTGGCCGTACGACGACAGAGGGATGGACGTTGTCGGCCCAAACCATGCGCTTCTGGCGAAGCTCTATGCGCGCTATATGGCGTACCTCCTGCGCTATGACTTGGATGCCATGAGAGCTACCTTCGAGTCATAG